Proteins co-encoded in one Deinococcus malanensis genomic window:
- a CDS encoding helix-turn-helix transcriptional regulator, with translation MNTRERLRMLILAVLERQPEHGYAIAQAIKARSEGLLTAREGSLYPALHALEAEGLVESEEHDVGGRVRREYRLTEKGRGALTRARGDWNRQVRAVGAVLGGQG, from the coding sequence ATGAACACGCGTGAGCGCCTGCGGATGCTGATCCTGGCGGTCCTGGAACGCCAGCCCGAACACGGCTACGCCATTGCCCAGGCCATCAAGGCGCGCTCCGAAGGTCTGCTCACCGCCCGCGAAGGCAGCCTCTACCCGGCCCTTCACGCCCTGGAAGCCGAAGGCCTGGTCGAAAGCGAAGAGCACGATGTGGGTGGTCGGGTGCGCCGGGAATACCGCCTCACCGAGAAAGGCCGGGGCGCGCTCACCCGGGCACGCGGTGACTGGAACAGGCAGGTGCGTGCGGTGGGTGCCGTCCTCGGAGGACAGGGGTGA